The DNA region ATTTCAACTAGGTACGCAAATACATGCTGGCGATAATTATCATAGAGTTGCAGAGCTAATTAAATCAGGCGTTCTTGGTAATATACATACCGTACGATTATGGAAAACAGGCGGTGCTCCTGAACTAAAAATGACAAAAGGGTTGGCTGTACCCAGTACATTAAACTGGGATATGTGGCAAGGGCCTGCACCGGAAAGAACTTACTTCCCGGAGCGGTGTCATTTTACGTACAGATACTTTTTAGACTATTCTGGTGGGGTGTTTGCAGATTTCTGGTGCCATATTGCTGATGTTGTATATATGTCGTTACGTCCAAAAGGATTAAGGTCCATAAGTGCTCGAGGAGAAGAAGCTAAAGGGCTATCTGACACACCAGGATGGATAGACATTGATTACAAATTTGATAACCTTAATATTCACTGGACTACTGAACCACCAAATGTTCCTGGTGCAAAAGATAGAAGCATTGGTGCCTACTTTGAAGGAGAGAAAGGCACATTAATTTGCGACTATAGTACACGAGAAATTACAATTAATGGACAGACCGTAACCGATCTTCCAGAAGTACCAATTTCAATTCCGCGTTCTCCAGGGCATCAACAAAACTTTGTAGATTCAGTTAAATCACGCATCCAACCAGAGTCCAATTTAGAATATGCCCGTGAGATGACACTCCCTATGCACCTCGGACTTATTTCATGGAGGCTAGGAGAATCATTAAAATGGAACCCTGAAAAGGAAAAGTTCATCGGTAATGGCAAAGCAAATAAGTTGCTCCGTCGTAAGGCAAGAAAAGCTTGGAAATTGATATAAAATATTTTTTATAGTAATTTAAATTTACTGCTATAAAAGTAATAACCTCCAAAAAGATTCCTATTTTTAGGCCTTAAAACGAAAACATTTAGAATAACTTTTCTATGAAATACCTTAAAACCATATTAATACTAGTATTTAGTGCAGTTATTTTCTTTGCTGCCTGTAAAGACAAGTCTAAAACACCGCCACCAAGAGCTAAAACACCAAAGCCAGTTGCTATTGAGCCTGCTCAAAATGCAAACGGGGTGTGGCATTATATCTGTACCAAGCGTTGTGCAGGAGGTTCAGCTGCTGCTGGTAATTGCAAGACTTGTGGCACACCTTTAATACATAATGGCGTATACCATACCAATACTGCACCAACAACGGCACCGCCTTCTGGTACACCGTTTGCTACTCCACCAGCTGCTGCACCGGCTACAAATACAGCCGGGGTATTTCATTATACCTGTGCAAAAGGATGCGTAGGAGGGTCAGCAACTGCGGGTAGTTGTGTTACTTGTGGTGGTACATTATCGCATAACCAAGCCTATCATCAGTAAACTATAGTGTACACGCTATTTTATAGGCAATAGATGTCTTTAGAGGCTGTATCAATTATAATTAGAAAAGGATTAAAGAAAAAATTATCTTTGTCTCAAATTAAGAATGACCATAAATGGAAATTGACATAGATAAAATTATTACCAAATTCAGAGACAATAGTTTAAGTTCACAAAACGAAGAAGATGTAAGAATCAATACAAATATTTTTCTAGACAGTATTTCTGATTTTTATGGTCTGAACAAAACATTCTCAAGTGAAGTTTCTTCTCTTCAAGGCGGTAGAGCTGATAGTATTTATTCAGATGTCATTTTTGAATTTAAAAAACCAAAAAAATTTAAGTCACAAGTAGGCGAAGATGAGGCAATTTATGGTAGAGATGATAAGGATAGAGGACTATATTCTTATTTAGTAAATTTCAGTTTAGACGAATTAGGTAAAGGTGATGATGGATATTTTGAACAGATTTTATTATCAAAAGTTGGAGTTGCATTTGACGGAAAAACTTTTATCTTCTTTAGATATAAAAAAGGAACTGAACTAATTGATTTACTTGTAAAAAAGAAAACAAAAAAGTTTCCAAAACAAAAGAGAACTTACTTTCGAAATAGAAAAAATTACTGATTTTGATTTAGGAATAAAAAAATTGCTTCTTTTTATAAGATCTACTAAAAGGAAAAGATTATCATCTGAAAACTTGTTAAAGTCATTCTCTTCAAGCTCTGATATTTCAAAAAATAGCATTCTTTATCTATATGAACTATTAAACAGCAATAAAAATTCAAACACAAGAATAGGTACTTTATTTCAAGAATGGAATAGGATTTTTGGTGATATTTATGGAAAAGAAGAAACGGACTTTACAAAATATAAGGATGATTTAATAAAAATGTATTCTTTACCAAAGAATATGGAAATCAGGCATACTTTATTTGTTTTACAAACATATTACAGTATCGTTATTAAACTTTTAGTGCATAATTTACTTGAATCATTAACTAATCCAACTGGCAAAGCAAAACAACCAAAGTATAAAAACGAGTTAACTTCTTTGTTTTCAGGTAATCACTATACAAATTATTATATAGATAATTTTTTTGAAATTCATTTTTTCGAATGGTTTGCATTAGCAGAAGATTTAGAAATGGATTTTATAAATGATAT from Aureibaculum sp. 2308TA14-22 includes:
- a CDS encoding Gfo/Idh/MocA family protein gives rise to the protein MKGREQNRRTFLKQSSIGALGLTILPWSMRAVAPSDTLRVAHIGVGGMGNSHIKWFANLPEVKIVALCDVDQTHLASSIKNLATMQPDWKVDTYEDFRHILDRQDIDAITCATPDHWHATIGTLAFQAGKDVYGEKPLSYDVREGQKMLAAQQKHKSIFQLGTQIHAGDNYHRVAELIKSGVLGNIHTVRLWKTGGAPELKMTKGLAVPSTLNWDMWQGPAPERTYFPERCHFTYRYFLDYSGGVFADFWCHIADVVYMSLRPKGLRSISARGEEAKGLSDTPGWIDIDYKFDNLNIHWTTEPPNVPGAKDRSIGAYFEGEKGTLICDYSTREITINGQTVTDLPEVPISIPRSPGHQQNFVDSVKSRIQPESNLEYAREMTLPMHLGLISWRLGESLKWNPEKEKFIGNGKANKLLRRKARKAWKLI